The following coding sequences lie in one Opisthocomus hoazin isolate bOpiHoa1 chromosome 7, bOpiHoa1.hap1, whole genome shotgun sequence genomic window:
- the KCNA4 gene encoding potassium voltage-gated channel subfamily A member 4 yields the protein MEVAMVSADSSGCNSHMPYGYAVQARARERERLAQSRAAAAAAVAAATAAVEGGATGGGGPYHHYHQEQSRGASSSHGGSASRSSMPHRQSGKRRKKGKKRSHHLGSRECGASFPCSELLPLSGSEERILKDLSEEEEEDEDEDEDDEEEGKLYYSDDYGEDEFSYSDQPPDDGGGPGGYSSVRYSEYECCERVVINVSGLRFETQLKTLAQFPETLLGDPAKRGRYFDPLRNEYFFDRNRPSFDAILYYYQSGGRLKRPVNVPFDIFTEEVKFYQLGEEAMLKFREDEGFVKEEEDKALPENEFKRQVWLLFEYPESSSPARGIAIVSVLVILISIVIFCLETLPEFRDDKEFIMSLSLGKGLSNESLHLDAGEHTIFNDPFFIVETVCIIWFSFEFTVRCFACPSKAHFFKNIMNIIDIVSILPYFITLGTDLAQEQGSNGQQAMSFAILRIIRLVRVFRIFKLSRHSKGLQILGHTLRASMRELGLLIFFLFIGVILFSSAVYFAEADEPATHFQSIPDAFWWAVVTMTTVGYGDMKPITVGGKIVGSLCAIAGVLTIALPVPVIVSNFNYFYHRETENEEQTQLMQNAVSCPYLPTNLLKKFRSSSSSSTEDKSEYLEMEEGVKESLCVKEKKSQDTGNSSESEKKNCVNSNSVETDV from the coding sequence ATGGAGGTTGCAATGGTGAGTGCAGATAGCTCTGGGTGCAACAGCCACATGCCCTATGGATACGCTGTCCAAGCGCGGGCCCGAGAGAGAGAGCGGCTGGCACAGTCAAGAGCCGCAGCAGCTGCGGCcgtagcagcagcaacagcagccgtAGAAGGTGGGGCAACAGGTGGAGGTGGACCCTATCACCACTACCATCAGGAACAGAGTCGAGGTGCATCCTCCTCTCATGGTGGGAGTGCGTCACGCAGCAGCATGCCCCACCGCCAGAGTGGTAAGAGgcggaagaaagggaaaaagaggagCCACCACTTGGGAAGTAGGGAGTGTGGGGCCTCCTTCCCCTGTTCTGAACTGCTGCCTCTCAGTGGTTCTGAAGAGAGAATACTGAAGGACTtgagtgaggaggaagaggaggatgaagatgaggaCGAAGACGATGAGGAAGAAGGAAAGCTCTACTACAGTGATGACTATGGGGAGGATGAATTTTCGTACTCGGACCAGCCACCTGATGATGGTGGAGGCCCTGGGGGTTACAGCTCTGTTCGCTACAGTGAGTACGAGTGTTGTGAGCGTGTGGTAATCAACGTGTCAGGACTGCGGTTTGAGACCCAACTGAAGACATTAGCTCAGTTCCCAGAGACGTTGTTGGGTGATCCAGCGAAGCGAGGCAGATACTTTGACCCTCTCAGGAATGAATACTTCTTTGATAGGAACCGGCCCAGCTTTGATGCCATCCTGTACTACTACCAGAGTGGTGGTCGGCTGAAGAGGCCAGTCAATGTACCCTTTGACATCTTCACTGAGGAGGTGAAATTCTACCAGCTTGGGGAGGAGGCCATGCTCAAGTTTAGGGAGGATGAAGGGTTTGTCAAAGAGGAAGAGGATAAAGCTTTGCCGGAGAACGAGTTTAAGAGGCAGGTTTGGCTGCTGTTTGAGTACCCAGAGAGCTCCAGTCCAGCCAGAGGCATTGCCATTGTCTCTGTCTTGGTCATCTTGATCTCCATCGTCATCTTTTGTCTGGAGACTTTGCCAGAGTTCAGAGATGACAAAGAATTCATCATGTCCCTGAGCTTAGGGAAGGGGCTTTCCAATGAGTCGCTTCACCTGGATGCTGGGGAGCACACCATCTTCAATGACCCTTTTTTCATTGTAGAGACAGTGTGCATCATTTGGTTCTCCTTTGAGTTTACAGTGCGCTGCTTTGCATGTCCAAGCAAAGCACACTTCTTCAAGAACATCATGAACATCATAGACATTGTCTCCATCTTGCCTTACTTCATTACTCTGGGCACTGACTTGGCGCAGGAGCAGGGCAGTAATGGTCAACAGGCCATGTCTTTTGCCATCCTGAGGATCATCCGTCTGGTCAGGGTGTTTCGTATCTTCAAGCTCTCCAGGCACTCCAAGGGTTTGCAGATCCTGGGTCATACGCTCAGGGCCAGCATGAGGGAACTCGGCctcctcatcttttttctttttatcggagtcattttgttttccagtgctgTTTACTTCGCAGAAGCTGATGAGCCTGCCACCCATTTTCAAAGCATCCCAGATGCCTTTTGGtgggctgtagtgaccatgactACAGTTGGTTATGGGGATATGAAACCCATAACTGTGGGTGGGAAAATAGTTGGGTCCTTGTGTGCCATCGCGGGAGTGTTAACCATTGCTTTACCAGTGCCAGTGATTGTCTCCAATTTTAACTATTTCTaccacagagagactgagaatgaaGAACAAACGCAGCTGATGCAAAATGCTGTCAGTTGCCCTTACCTCCCAACAAATTTACTGAAGAAATTTAGAAGCTCATCGTCTTCATCCACAGAGGATAAATCAGAATatttggagatggaagaaggaGTTAAAGAATCTCTTtgtgtaaaggagaaaaaaagtcaggACACAGGGAATAGCAGTGAGTCAGAGAAGAAGAACTGTGTAAATTCAAATTCTGTGGAAACTGATGTGTAA